One window of the Terriglobales bacterium genome contains the following:
- a CDS encoding DUF5829 family protein codes for MLRLLPTICALTLTAMTIAQSHRGSSPKPPTVYLNHVYIVPDLDTYEAARTDDFLRREFAPMESRTTVRRDKTYTGIYLYGQSTYFELLRPPEAGDPENRSGLAFGVERSGALHELRATLSSTAGANTQILPITRQTDSSEVGWFQMLVTDAPLKASQLQTWVMEYDADFLTKWYGQLPPAHPSINRAAVLERYTAKINQSQMRTTGLMQDISEVHLALENEDADRFLKYCYALGYPVVPQGKRFSCSGPGFLLDVSRFDASAPPSRPGVVAIEFRLRRKKDGEQSYRIGNSILQFKGTTAIWTF; via the coding sequence TTGCTTCGTCTGCTGCCGACAATTTGTGCCCTGACTCTGACCGCGATGACGATTGCGCAATCCCATCGCGGCAGCTCTCCCAAGCCTCCGACTGTGTACCTCAATCACGTCTATATCGTTCCCGATCTCGACACCTACGAAGCGGCTCGCACCGATGACTTCCTGCGGCGTGAATTCGCTCCCATGGAGAGCCGCACAACCGTCCGGCGCGACAAGACCTACACGGGGATTTACCTCTATGGGCAAAGCACGTATTTCGAGCTGCTCAGGCCGCCAGAAGCTGGCGATCCCGAAAATCGCAGCGGGCTTGCATTCGGGGTGGAACGCAGCGGGGCACTGCATGAGCTGCGCGCGACCCTCAGTTCTACCGCCGGAGCTAATACCCAAATCCTTCCCATCACCCGCCAGACCGATAGTTCCGAGGTTGGATGGTTTCAGATGCTGGTTACCGATGCTCCCTTGAAGGCCTCGCAGCTGCAGACCTGGGTGATGGAATACGATGCTGACTTTCTGACGAAATGGTACGGCCAGCTGCCGCCCGCGCACCCGAGCATCAATCGCGCAGCAGTGCTGGAGCGCTATACGGCGAAGATCAATCAGAGCCAGATGCGCACCACGGGATTGATGCAGGACATCTCCGAGGTGCACCTGGCGCTCGAAAATGAGGATGCCGACCGGTTCCTGAAATACTGCTATGCTCTGGGCTATCCGGTTGTGCCACAGGGCAAACGCTTCAGCTGTAGCGGGCCAGGATTCCTGCTGGACGTGAGCCGCTTCGATGCATCTGCGCCACCGTCGCGACCGGGCGTAGTGGCCATCGAGTTCCGGCTGCGGCGAAAGAAAGATGGCGAACAGAGTTACCGCATCGGCAACTCCATCTTGCAGTTCAAGGGCACGACGGCCATCTGGACCTTTTAG
- a CDS encoding peptidylprolyl isomerase, protein MKKFLLFVLILPALMLLAAVCVAGEPTIVEEIVARVNNSIITRQDLNHARDQLISEMKEKGGTATDQEIANREKDLLRDLIDQQLLIQKAGDLGITGDTELIKRLDEIRKSLNLESMEDLERAAQAQGVSYEEFKQNLRNGILTQAVIGREVGSRIQVTPDEIQKYYEQHKAELERPEQVRLSEILIAPVKTDPKQSGQAASDPTPEQLAAAEKKADDLLAELKKGAKFDDLAKKNSDGPTAAQGGDLGYFKRGTLAKELENQTFNMKKGELTDVIRTRQGFIILKVAEHDAAGIPPLKEVEPQVQEALYMERLQPALRAYLTKLREEAYIDIKPSSGYTDTAASPNQTKPVMTAAAAQDLPKDKTKKKKKMGIF, encoded by the coding sequence ATGAAGAAGTTCCTTCTCTTTGTTCTAATACTCCCTGCCCTGATGCTCCTTGCCGCGGTATGCGTGGCGGGGGAACCTACGATAGTGGAAGAAATCGTGGCCCGGGTGAACAATTCCATCATCACACGCCAGGACCTGAATCACGCCCGCGATCAGCTGATCAGCGAAATGAAGGAGAAGGGTGGTACGGCAACGGATCAAGAAATCGCCAACCGGGAAAAGGACCTGCTGCGCGACCTTATCGACCAGCAGTTGCTCATTCAAAAGGCGGGCGATCTGGGAATCACCGGCGACACCGAATTGATCAAGCGTCTCGATGAAATTCGCAAATCTCTGAACTTGGAAAGCATGGAGGACCTGGAGAGAGCGGCGCAGGCCCAGGGCGTCAGCTACGAAGAATTCAAGCAAAACCTTCGCAATGGCATCCTGACGCAAGCGGTCATCGGCCGGGAAGTTGGCTCGCGCATCCAGGTGACGCCTGACGAAATTCAGAAATACTACGAGCAGCATAAGGCAGAGCTGGAGCGGCCGGAGCAGGTGCGGCTGAGCGAGATCCTGATTGCCCCAGTCAAAACTGACCCCAAGCAATCCGGGCAAGCGGCGTCAGATCCCACGCCTGAGCAACTGGCAGCAGCCGAGAAGAAAGCCGACGACCTGCTCGCCGAATTAAAAAAAGGCGCGAAGTTCGACGATCTGGCGAAGAAGAACTCTGACGGTCCTACCGCAGCCCAGGGAGGAGACCTCGGCTACTTCAAACGCGGAACCCTGGCCAAAGAATTAGAGAACCAGACCTTCAACATGAAGAAGGGCGAGTTGACTGACGTCATCCGTACCCGCCAGGGCTTCATCATCCTGAAAGTGGCAGAGCATGATGCCGCCGGTATCCCGCCACTGAAGGAAGTCGAGCCACAGGTCCAGGAAGCACTATATATGGAAAGGCTCCAGCCCGCTCTCCGCGCCTACCTTACGAAGCTGCGCGAGGAAGCCTACATCGATATTAAGCCGAGCTCCGGTTACACCGACACCGCGGCCAGCCCCAATCAGACCAAGCCAGTGATGACGGCAGCCGCCGCGCAAGACCTTCCCAAGGACAAAACCAAGAAGAAGAAAAAGATGGGGATCTTCTAG